In one window of Deltaproteobacteria bacterium DNA:
- a CDS encoding rod shape-determining protein: protein MFTSLLGFFSNDLAIDLGTASTLIYVKGKGIVTNEPSVVAVKKDARGKKVLAVGKEAKAMLGKTPGSITAIRPLKDGVIADFEVTEEMLKYFITKVHNRRLLVRPRIIVGVPSGITQVEKRAVRESAYSAGAAEVYLIEEPMAAAIGSGLPITEPSGNMIVDIGGGTSEIAVISLAGIVHAKSIRIGGDKLDEVIIQYIKRKYNLSIGTGVAEKIKMTLGLAMPDEEEQIMEIKGSNLVTGIPATMEINSREIREALNEPINTLIEAVKQVLETTPPELAADLVDKGIVLAGGGALLRNLDVILREETSLPVTIADDPLTCVVKGAGKVLDEIRLLRDVTIPT from the coding sequence ATGTTCACTTCCCTTCTCGGTTTCTTTTCCAATGACCTCGCCATCGACCTCGGCACGGCGAGCACCCTCATATACGTAAAGGGCAAGGGCATCGTCACCAACGAGCCCTCGGTGGTGGCCGTGAAAAAGGACGCCCGCGGCAAGAAGGTCCTGGCCGTCGGCAAGGAGGCCAAGGCCATGCTCGGCAAGACGCCGGGCTCGATCACGGCCATAAGGCCGCTCAAGGACGGCGTCATCGCCGACTTCGAGGTCACCGAGGAGATGCTCAAGTACTTCATCACCAAGGTCCACAACCGGCGGCTGCTCGTGCGGCCCCGCATCATCGTCGGCGTGCCCTCCGGCATAACACAGGTCGAGAAGCGGGCCGTGCGCGAGTCGGCCTACTCGGCCGGCGCCGCCGAGGTCTACCTCATCGAGGAGCCCATGGCGGCGGCCATAGGATCGGGACTGCCCATAACCGAGCCCTCGGGCAACATGATCGTCGACATCGGCGGCGGCACCTCGGAGATCGCCGTCATCTCGCTCGCCGGCATAGTGCACGCCAAGTCCATACGCATCGGCGGAGACAAGCTCGACGAGGTCATAATCCAGTACATAAAGCGCAAGTACAACCTCTCCATAGGCACGGGCGTGGCCGAGAAGATAAAGATGACCCTCGGTCTCGCCATGCCCGACGAGGAAGAGCAGATTATGGAGATAAAGGGCTCCAATCTCGTGACCGGCATACCGGCGACCATGGAGATAAATTCGCGGGAGATACGCGAGGCCCTCAACGAACCGATCAACACCCTCATAGAGGCGGTCAAGCAGGTGCTCGAGACGACACCGCCCGAGCTCGCGGCCGACCTCGTCGACAAGGGCATAGTGCTTGCCGGAGGAGGGGCTCTGCTGCGCAACCTCGACGTCATACTGCGCGAGGAGACGAGCCTGCCCGTCACCATAGCCGACGACCCCCTCACCTGCGTGGTCAAGGGCGCCGGCAAGGTCCTCGACGAGATAAGACTGCTGCGGGACGTGACGATACCTACCTGA
- the mreC gene encoding rod shape-determining protein MreC encodes MQYFLRRNRILIAAMALGLLSLHLSFTSRRGVGGSVIVDEVLAAGAAPVQKALLRISGAAASVWDDYIYLVGLKRDNDALRRRVARLMEENNRLKEELRLNARLRRILSFRKRTSPRTVASEILGFSGLAGGGWTRTITLDKGSADGIGIDMPVLSPDGVVGRIIDTTRHTAVALLLTDPRSNIDVLVQRTRVKGVVEGNGSGGLTLKYVTEIDDVRPGDKVITAGLSGIFPKGLVIGEVTTVEKGGDNFFKYIEVEPGVDIMRLEEVLIDTGRRSPLRGSPARGPASG; translated from the coding sequence GTGCAGTACTTTCTCAGGCGTAACAGGATACTCATAGCGGCCATGGCCCTCGGCCTGCTCTCGCTCCACCTCTCTTTCACGAGCAGGCGGGGCGTGGGCGGATCGGTCATCGTCGACGAGGTGCTCGCCGCGGGCGCGGCGCCGGTGCAGAAGGCGCTGCTTCGGATAAGCGGGGCCGCGGCGTCGGTGTGGGACGACTACATATACCTCGTGGGCCTCAAGCGCGACAACGACGCCCTGCGCCGGAGGGTGGCGAGACTCATGGAGGAGAACAACCGGCTCAAGGAGGAGCTGCGCCTCAACGCCAGGCTCCGCCGGATCCTCTCCTTCAGGAAGCGCACCTCGCCCCGTACCGTCGCTTCCGAGATACTGGGCTTCAGCGGTCTCGCCGGCGGCGGCTGGACCAGGACGATCACGCTCGACAAGGGCAGCGCCGACGGAATAGGCATAGACATGCCCGTGCTCAGCCCCGACGGCGTCGTGGGGAGGATCATAGATACGACGCGCCATACGGCGGTGGCGCTCCTTCTCACCGACCCGCGCTCCAACATCGACGTGCTCGTGCAGCGCACGAGGGTGAAGGGGGTGGTGGAGGGCAACGGCTCTGGCGGACTCACCCTCAAGTACGTGACCGAGATAGACGACGTGCGTCCCGGCGACAAGGTGATAACGGCCGGGCTCTCCGGCATCTTTCCCAAGGGGCTGGTCATAGGGGAGGTCACGACAGTGGAGAAGGGCGGCGACAACTTCTTCAAGTACATAGAGGTCGAGCCCGGCGTTGACATCATGAGGCTCGAGGAGGTGCTCATAGACACCGGCAGGCGCAGTCCCTTGCGCGGCTCTCCGGCCCGCGGCCCCGCCTCCGGGTAG
- the mreD gene encoding rod shape-determining protein MreD, with translation MMDFLVYLPLTLLYLAARSTLAPGLPLPDLALAAVFYLAYDRPSLSGVFLAFLLGYMDDVFSGGVIGATSFSLVLAYAAAHLAARKVHFSTAAMQVLGVSVLAAVKGLATYLLLGPSGPDAVSLVYVVPGAVVTALSAPFLIALFVRIDGLVKSRSGGDALK, from the coding sequence GTGATGGACTTTCTCGTATACCTCCCCCTTACGCTCCTGTATCTCGCCGCGAGGAGCACGCTCGCCCCCGGCCTGCCGCTGCCCGACCTCGCGCTCGCCGCGGTCTTCTACCTGGCTTACGACAGGCCGTCGCTGTCCGGCGTCTTCCTCGCCTTCCTGCTGGGTTACATGGACGACGTCTTCTCCGGCGGCGTCATAGGGGCGACGAGCTTTTCGCTCGTGCTCGCCTACGCGGCGGCGCACCTCGCGGCACGGAAGGTCCACTTCTCGACGGCGGCCATGCAGGTGCTCGGCGTGTCGGTGCTGGCGGCGGTCAAGGGGCTTGCGACCTATCTGCTGCTCGGCCCTTCGGGCCCTGACGCCGTCTCCCTCGTCTACGTCGTCCCCGGCGCCGTTGTCACGGCACTGAGCGCGCCCTTTCTCATAGCGCTCTTTGTGCGCATCGACGGTCTCGTCAAGTCCCGCTCCGGCGGTGACGCCCTGAAGTGA